In a genomic window of Rhododendron vialii isolate Sample 1 chromosome 12a, ASM3025357v1:
- the LOC131310037 gene encoding DNA polymerase zeta catalytic subunit-like, which translates to MLLTPCNGAGIWFLCRSGCCFRFSISLSVNDNCILREAGNFAHFKCCCVRKGVVPRLLEEILSTRIMVKQAMKKLAPSQQVRYRIFNARQLALKLIPNVTCGYMAAGFSGRMPCEELADSIVQCGHRTLENAISFVNSHDRWNAKVIYGDTDSMFVLLRGRTVEESFEIGREIASAVTANPYPVTLKMEKVYHSCFLLTKKRYVGYNYESPDQVKPVFDAKGIEMVCKDTCGTVAKIMEQSLRIFFERKDINQFKAYLLRQWKRILSSRVSLQDFVFAKEVRLGTYSTRASSSLPPAAIVAAKAMRTDPRAEPRYGDRIPNVVVQGEPGSRLVDMVVDPLDLLVIDSPVRLNDIYYITKQIIPELQRVFGLVGVDLNQWFSEMPRLG; encoded by the exons ATGCTGCTTACCCCTTGTAATGGAGCCGGAATCTGGTTTTTATGCAGATCTGGTTGTTGTTTTAGATTTTCAATCTCTTTATCTGTCAATGATAATTGCATACTAAGGGAAGCAGGAAATTTTGCTCACTTCAAATGTTGTTGT GTTCGCAAAGGCGTAGTACCTCGCTTATTGGAGGAAATATTATCTACTAGGATTATGGTGAAACAAGCTATGAAGAAGTTGGCCCCATCACAACAAGTTCGTTACCGG ATATTTAATGCAAGACAGCTTGCTTTGAAGCTAATACCGAATGTGACATGCGGCTATATGGCTGCCGGATTTAGTGGACGCATGCCTTGTGAAGAACTTGCAGATAGTATCGTTCAATGTGGCCATAGAACACTGGAAAATGCTATATCCTTTGTAAATTCCCATGATAGATGGAACGCTAAAGTCATCTATGGTGACACAGACAG TATGTTTGTTCTCCTAAGAGGACGCACTGTGGAAGAATCATTTGAAATAGGACGTGAGATTGCATCTGCAGTAACTGCGAATCCATATCCTGTCACATTGAAAATGGAGAAGGTCTATCATTCTTGTTTCCTCCTCACGAAGAAGCGCTACGTGGGTTACAATTATGAGAGCCCTGACCAAGTCAAACCCGTGTTCGATGCTAAAGGTATTGAGATGGTCTGCAAAGATACATGTGGGACTGTAGCCAAGATAATGGAGCAGTCACTAAGGATCTTTTTCGAACGCAAAGATATAAATCAG TTTAAAGCCTACTTGCTTCGTCAGTGGAAACGGATTTTATCTAGCAGGGTTTCTCTTCAGGATTTTGTGTTTGCCAAGGAGGTCCGATTAGGTACCTACAGCACAAGGGCTTCCTCATCACTCCCACCTGCTGCAATTGTGGCGGCTAAAGCAATGAGGACAGACCCTAGGGCCGAACCACGGTATGGAGATCGAATACCTAATGTCGTAGTCCAGGGTGAACCTGGGTCTCGCCTGGTTGATATGGTGGTGGACCCCCTGGACCTTCTGGTGATCGATTCCCCCGTTAGATTGAATGATATTTATTACATTACGAAACAGATAATACCAGAATTGCAGAGAGTTTTTGGACTTGTTGGAGTGGACTTGAACCAGTGGTTTTCAGAAATGCCTCGCCTAGGATGA